A stretch of Candidatus Vicinibacter affinis DNA encodes these proteins:
- a CDS encoding acyl-CoA dehydrogenase family protein has translation MPIQHTDQIHLIKQSARDFAEQYIRPHVMEWDETQHFPVETMKNLGRHGFLGVLVPEKYGGVGLGYQAYITVIEEITKVCSSIGLSVAAHNSLCTGHILAFGNEDQKSKYLPKLATGEWIGAWGLTEANTGSDAIRMQCVAKKDGDHWILDGTKNWITHGISGDVAVVIARTGELLDSNGMTAFIVERGTPGFSGGKKENKLGMRASETAEMIFDQCKIHESQVLGKVGDGFKQAMKVLDGGRISIAALALGIAKGSYEAAVQYSKERQQFGQPISQFQGIGFKLADMSVKIEAAELLTRQAGKMKDEGRPMSKESAMAKYYASEVCVHAATEAIQIFGGYGYTKDFPVEKFFRDSKLCTIGEGTSEIQKLVISRAILKE, from the coding sequence ATGCCCATTCAACATACAGATCAAATTCACCTTATCAAACAGAGTGCTCGTGACTTTGCAGAACAATATATAAGACCTCACGTAATGGAATGGGATGAAACCCAGCATTTTCCAGTAGAGACTATGAAAAATCTTGGCAGACATGGATTTTTAGGTGTTTTAGTACCTGAGAAATATGGAGGTGTTGGGCTAGGATATCAAGCATATATCACTGTTATTGAAGAAATTACTAAAGTTTGCAGCTCTATTGGTTTGTCAGTTGCTGCCCACAATTCCCTGTGTACCGGTCACATCTTGGCTTTTGGCAACGAAGACCAAAAATCGAAATATCTCCCAAAACTGGCCACTGGTGAATGGATTGGTGCCTGGGGACTCACAGAGGCAAATACTGGTTCAGATGCCATCAGAATGCAATGTGTAGCTAAAAAGGATGGTGATCATTGGATACTCGATGGGACGAAAAACTGGATCACTCATGGCATAAGTGGTGATGTTGCTGTAGTAATCGCTAGAACCGGTGAACTACTGGACAGTAATGGGATGACTGCATTTATAGTTGAAAGAGGTACCCCTGGATTTAGTGGAGGCAAAAAAGAGAATAAACTAGGGATGAGAGCGTCCGAAACCGCCGAAATGATTTTTGATCAATGCAAAATTCATGAATCACAGGTTTTGGGCAAAGTTGGAGATGGTTTTAAACAAGCCATGAAAGTGTTGGATGGGGGTAGAATATCCATTGCAGCTCTTGCCTTGGGAATTGCAAAAGGTAGTTATGAAGCCGCAGTTCAATATTCTAAGGAAAGACAACAATTCGGTCAGCCTATTTCTCAATTCCAGGGCATTGGCTTCAAATTAGCAGATATGTCAGTTAAAATTGAAGCTGCAGAACTTTTAACACGGCAGGCAGGTAAAATGAAAGATGAGGGAAGACCAATGTCTAAAGAATCCGCCATGGCTAAGTATTATGCATCTGAGGTTTGTGTTCACGCTGCCACAGAAGCTATACAGATTTTTGGAGGATATGGATATACAAAGGATTTTCCGGTCGAAAAATTCTTTAGGGATTCCAAGCTTTGTACAATTGGCGAAGGGACCTCCGAAATCCAAAAATTAGTCATCTCAAGGGCAATACTTAAAGAATAA
- a CDS encoding DUF2807 domain-containing protein, translating into MKTSNKLLSTALFIVCASILGLIQYSKFYEKVQIKIQSGNKIVRNTKLGSFTKLDISSNFDISIYKGPDSIQLDGDSSLIESLLLEIKDSTLTISLKENIQNYSSVGLVIKIYCNTLNDITLLGSGNIIMQDSFYCASSKLLLTGSGSIEGRFNSETLDASLLGSGEISNIGKSNQISATLSGSGDIDLTETLGQTGKANLLGSGNIDINCSNSLDIDLTGNGEINYKGSPKLNIKKLGNGEIHSKE; encoded by the coding sequence ATGAAAACCAGCAACAAATTACTTTCAACTGCATTATTTATTGTGTGTGCATCAATTCTGGGTCTGATCCAATACAGCAAATTTTATGAAAAAGTCCAAATCAAAATTCAATCAGGGAACAAAATTGTAAGAAACACCAAATTAGGATCTTTCACCAAATTAGACATCTCATCAAATTTTGACATTTCTATATATAAGGGTCCTGATTCTATCCAGTTGGATGGAGATTCTTCGCTTATTGAAAGCTTATTATTGGAAATCAAGGACTCAACTTTAACTATAAGCTTGAAAGAAAATATCCAAAATTACAGTTCAGTAGGTTTGGTCATAAAGATTTATTGCAATACCTTAAATGACATTACTCTATTAGGGTCTGGAAATATAATAATGCAAGATTCCTTCTACTGTGCCTCTTCTAAATTGCTTCTTACTGGGAGCGGAAGTATTGAAGGGCGATTTAATTCAGAAACTCTAGACGCATCCCTATTAGGCTCAGGTGAGATTAGCAACATCGGCAAATCAAATCAAATTTCAGCCACTCTATCTGGAAGCGGCGACATCGACCTAACTGAAACATTGGGACAGACCGGCAAAGCTAATTTATTGGGATCAGGAAATATTGATATAAATTGTTCAAACAGTCTTGATATCGATCTAACCGGAAATGGAGAGATTAACTATAAAGGTTCACCTAAGCTCAACATCAAAAAATTGGGGAATGGTGAAATTCATTCGAAAGAATAA
- the mltG gene encoding endolytic transglycosylase MltG codes for MQKRGWLLLGVAALGLIIILAISIFNQTFKNNVVDSENPHVLTIRDNESFIQIISKITSQNILVDTGSFSIISRIMGYTTSKIRPGRYLIKNGMSNYKIIAKLRSGQQDPVQLTINNVRDITQLCGKLSNYISLDSVSLLEKLSDSIYLSTLGYTKDDILCLFIPNTYEMYWNITFDNFIRRMIVENEKFWSKENRKQKAEERNLKQNEVYTLASIVEKETINTNERPAIAGVYLNRLKIGMKLQADPTVVFALGVSGLQRVLLEHLSFKSPFNTYQVEGLPPGPIYMPSVNSIDAVLNSEKHDYLFFCAKPGYDGSHLFAVGIEQHYQNARIYQKWLNDEKIK; via the coding sequence ATGCAGAAACGAGGATGGTTGCTACTTGGGGTGGCAGCATTGGGGTTGATCATTATTTTAGCGATCAGCATTTTCAACCAAACTTTCAAAAACAATGTGGTAGATTCAGAAAATCCTCATGTACTAACCATTAGGGATAATGAATCATTTATTCAAATTATAAGTAAAATTACAAGTCAAAACATTTTAGTGGACACCGGCTCATTTTCTATAATTTCAAGGATTATGGGTTATACGACCAGTAAAATTCGACCAGGAAGATATCTTATTAAGAATGGAATGAGTAATTATAAAATAATTGCAAAACTTCGTTCAGGTCAACAAGATCCCGTACAACTTACAATTAATAATGTTAGAGACATTACCCAGTTGTGTGGTAAATTAAGCAACTATATATCGCTAGACTCTGTAAGTCTGCTTGAAAAATTAAGTGACAGTATCTATCTTTCTACTCTGGGTTATACGAAGGATGATATACTGTGTTTGTTTATACCTAACACTTATGAAATGTATTGGAATATTACCTTCGATAATTTCATAAGGAGAATGATTGTTGAAAACGAAAAGTTTTGGTCAAAAGAAAATAGAAAACAAAAAGCAGAAGAAAGGAATTTAAAACAAAATGAGGTGTACACTCTTGCTTCAATTGTAGAAAAAGAAACCATAAACACAAATGAAAGACCGGCTATTGCTGGAGTATACCTAAATCGCTTAAAAATTGGTATGAAACTTCAGGCAGATCCTACTGTCGTCTTCGCACTTGGTGTATCCGGCCTGCAAAGAGTTCTGCTTGAACATCTAAGCTTCAAATCACCATTCAACACCTACCAAGTTGAAGGCCTACCCCCCGGACCAATTTATATGCCATCAGTGAACAGTATTGATGCAGTACTAAACTCTGAAAAACATGACTACTTGTTTTTTTGTGCCAAACCAGGATATGACGGCAGTCATTTATTTGCGGTGGGAATAGAGCAACATTATCAAAATGCCAGGATTTATCAAAAATGGCTAAATGATGAAAAAATAAAATAA
- a CDS encoding TonB-dependent receptor: MSLKLIYIIILFLSALQAHSQILSGSVKNQKNEGLEGALIYFINSENGTQSDNEGKFVLFRDVNQDTLLVSYLGYASDTIILAKGQLTLNLVMDEGVQLKEITINANRPSHSFSLLNPLNVETLTSKEFRKAACCSLAESFQTSNAIDLSYNNAVVSNREIQFLGLRGAYTQQLIENRPVFTGILNTFGFDMVPGTWLSEVNILKGAGSAIYGAQSITGAINSKLVDPETDVPYYLNIYGDYHGRMEGNLHINRKFSPNAQSGIYLHASRHSGFRDHNNDGFYDDARATRLNAMIRNHYSSKNWEGQLNFQALRDKRNGGQTILENPYLSSQTIDHFNISSKIGYLGFNNPNKSIGSIWDFSFSTLDGNYGKRFGLNAIEYHALGQIIFSWTSNNDHHKFDYGPVANLNIATETLSDQGTTNKLSYKQITAGAFIDYQFKVGKVGECDLDRLVLTLSQRIEHIQPKKMFWSPRISARLNLSEIVTLRASVGRGYRFFRLYSDQINLLSSNKSWNVINTPPFESSWNSGANLVAKPNIFNKELEINIDAYLTWFDQQVVIDLEQNLPEMPVASIFSLNGKSRTGMLGATISYPVLEQVTIKIGSRFQSNKMQFFKEYKDQIFIPKWRGMTSIDWESNQKKWLWNFTIQLVGPMRFPDKTNYPHELKHDHEGWTKPYLLAQTQLNYKFKEIDLYVGCDNLTNFTQHNAIIAADTPHSNYFNAVEVYAPINGIKPYIGIKWAFLNNL, from the coding sequence ATGTCTTTAAAATTAATATACATTATAATACTGTTTTTATCGGCCTTACAAGCGCATTCTCAAATATTGAGTGGATCTGTAAAGAACCAAAAAAATGAAGGTCTGGAAGGTGCCCTGATTTATTTTATAAATTCTGAAAATGGCACCCAATCTGATAATGAAGGAAAATTTGTTTTATTCCGGGATGTAAATCAGGATACACTTTTAGTGAGTTATCTTGGATATGCTTCAGATACTATAATATTAGCTAAAGGTCAGTTGACTTTAAATTTAGTAATGGATGAAGGTGTTCAACTTAAAGAAATTACGATTAATGCAAACCGTCCTTCCCATAGTTTCTCACTTCTTAACCCTTTAAACGTAGAGACGCTAACTTCAAAAGAATTCAGAAAAGCTGCTTGTTGTAGCCTGGCAGAAAGTTTTCAGACAAGTAATGCAATCGATCTGTCTTACAACAATGCTGTAGTTAGCAATAGAGAAATTCAGTTTCTTGGACTTAGAGGAGCTTATACCCAACAATTAATAGAGAATCGTCCTGTATTTACCGGTATCCTGAATACCTTTGGATTTGACATGGTTCCCGGAACCTGGTTGAGTGAGGTAAATATTTTGAAAGGGGCAGGAAGTGCCATTTATGGTGCACAAAGCATTACAGGTGCCATTAATTCCAAATTAGTGGACCCAGAAACAGATGTCCCTTATTATCTGAATATTTATGGCGATTATCATGGTAGAATGGAAGGAAATCTTCACATTAATCGTAAATTCTCACCAAATGCACAATCAGGAATTTATTTGCATGCTTCCAGACACAGTGGTTTTAGGGATCACAATAATGATGGGTTTTATGATGATGCAAGGGCTACTCGTTTGAATGCAATGATTAGAAATCACTATTCCAGCAAAAACTGGGAAGGTCAGTTAAATTTTCAGGCTCTAAGAGATAAGAGGAATGGTGGGCAAACTATCTTAGAAAATCCATATTTATCTTCACAAACCATAGATCATTTTAACATTTCAAGTAAAATTGGTTACCTGGGTTTTAATAATCCAAATAAATCAATTGGCTCAATTTGGGACTTTTCATTTTCCACATTGGATGGAAATTATGGAAAAAGATTTGGATTAAATGCAATCGAATATCACGCATTGGGGCAAATTATATTTTCCTGGACTTCAAACAACGACCATCACAAGTTTGATTATGGACCAGTTGCAAACCTTAATATAGCCACAGAAACTTTATCTGATCAGGGTACGACAAATAAGTTATCATACAAACAAATAACTGCAGGTGCATTTATTGATTATCAATTTAAAGTTGGAAAGGTAGGAGAATGCGATCTAGACCGACTGGTTCTTACTTTGAGCCAAAGAATTGAACATATTCAACCTAAAAAAATGTTCTGGTCACCGAGGATAAGCGCTAGATTAAATCTTTCCGAAATCGTAACTTTAAGAGCCTCTGTTGGTCGTGGATATCGTTTCTTCAGACTTTACTCCGATCAAATTAATTTGCTATCCAGCAACAAATCTTGGAATGTAATTAATACTCCTCCTTTTGAATCTTCCTGGAATTCAGGTGCGAATTTGGTAGCCAAACCAAATATTTTCAATAAAGAATTGGAAATAAATATTGATGCCTACCTTACATGGTTTGACCAGCAAGTAGTAATTGACCTGGAACAAAACCTCCCAGAAATGCCGGTAGCAAGCATTTTTTCATTAAATGGAAAATCCAGAACCGGAATGTTGGGCGCAACGATTTCTTACCCTGTTCTTGAGCAAGTCACAATAAAAATTGGGTCGAGATTTCAATCCAACAAGATGCAATTTTTCAAAGAATATAAAGATCAGATTTTTATTCCTAAGTGGCGGGGCATGACTTCAATTGATTGGGAATCTAATCAAAAAAAATGGCTCTGGAATTTCACAATTCAACTTGTAGGCCCCATGAGATTCCCGGACAAAACAAATTATCCTCATGAGTTAAAACACGATCATGAGGGATGGACCAAGCCCTATTTACTTGCTCAAACACAATTGAATTATAAGTTTAAAGAAATAGATTTATATGTAGGTTGTGATAATCTTACAAACTTTACTCAACACAATGCAATTATTGCTGCAGACACTCCACATAGCAACTACTTCAATGCAGTGGAAGTATATGCTCCCATAAATGGGATAAAGCCTTATATCGGTATAAAATGGGCTTTCTTAAATAACTTATAG
- the dnaK gene encoding molecular chaperone DnaK, protein MGKIIGIDLGTTNSCVSVMEGNEPVVIANEEGRRTTPSIVAFLDNGERKVGDPAKRQAITNPKKTVASIKRFMGRRFDESTKEITRMAYKVAKGDNNTCRVDIDGRMYSPQEISAIILQKMKKVAEDFLGHEVTEAVVTVPAYFNDSQRQATKEAGEIAGLNIKRIINEPTAAALAYGLDKKSKDMTIVVYDLGGGTFDVSILELGDGVFEVKSTNGDTHLGGDDFDHVIIDWMADQFKSQENIDLRKDPMALQRLKEAAEKAKVELSSSIETEINLPYITATDGVPKHLVLKLSRAKFEQLADELVQRTLKPCADALKDAGLSKNDIDEVILVGGSTRIPKIQQVVEDFFGKKPNKGVNPDEVVAIGAAIQGGVLTGEVKDVLLLDVTPLSLGIETMGGVYDVVIEANSTIPTKKAKVYSTAADNQPSVEIHILQGERPMAKDNRSVGRFILDGIPPSARGIPQIEVSFDLDANGILNVSALDKGTGKRQNVRIEASTGLSKEEIERMKNEAMANSEADKQAREKVDKLNEADSLIFQTDKQLKEFGDKIPAEKKSAIETAHANLKAAHQSQDLDAITKSVEALNAAWMAASQDMYSATQADSPNNEAGTQDNSGSTEPVTDVEFEEVNKG, encoded by the coding sequence ATGGGAAAAATAATTGGAATAGACTTAGGAACAACAAATTCTTGTGTATCTGTAATGGAGGGCAATGAGCCCGTAGTAATTGCCAATGAAGAGGGCAGAAGAACAACCCCTTCAATAGTTGCATTTTTAGATAATGGTGAGCGGAAAGTAGGAGATCCTGCTAAGAGGCAAGCTATTACAAATCCTAAAAAGACAGTAGCCTCCATAAAACGATTTATGGGTAGGAGATTTGATGAATCTACTAAGGAAATTACTAGAATGGCTTATAAAGTGGCCAAAGGAGATAACAATACTTGTCGCGTTGACATCGATGGCAGGATGTACTCGCCTCAGGAAATATCCGCGATCATACTTCAGAAAATGAAGAAAGTTGCAGAGGATTTTCTTGGGCATGAAGTTACTGAAGCGGTAGTTACAGTTCCTGCCTATTTCAATGACTCGCAACGTCAGGCAACCAAGGAGGCAGGAGAAATTGCAGGTTTAAATATTAAAAGGATCATAAATGAACCCACAGCGGCAGCATTAGCCTATGGACTTGACAAGAAAAGCAAGGATATGACCATTGTGGTCTATGATTTGGGTGGAGGAACCTTTGATGTATCTATTTTAGAGTTAGGAGATGGGGTTTTTGAAGTGAAATCTACAAACGGGGATACACATTTGGGAGGCGATGACTTTGACCATGTGATAATTGATTGGATGGCAGATCAGTTTAAGTCTCAGGAGAATATTGATCTGAGAAAGGATCCGATGGCTTTACAGCGTCTAAAGGAGGCCGCAGAAAAAGCTAAGGTAGAGCTTTCTTCCTCCATCGAAACTGAAATTAACTTACCGTATATAACAGCTACCGATGGGGTGCCAAAGCATTTAGTCTTAAAGTTATCTAGGGCTAAATTTGAACAGCTTGCTGATGAATTAGTACAAAGAACTTTAAAGCCTTGTGCCGATGCATTGAAGGATGCTGGACTTTCAAAAAATGACATCGATGAGGTAATACTCGTTGGAGGATCCACCAGAATTCCCAAAATTCAACAAGTTGTAGAAGATTTTTTTGGAAAAAAGCCAAACAAAGGTGTTAACCCTGATGAGGTAGTAGCAATTGGTGCTGCAATTCAAGGTGGGGTTTTGACAGGTGAAGTTAAAGACGTATTGTTACTCGATGTAACTCCATTATCTCTCGGAATTGAGACTATGGGTGGAGTATATGACGTAGTGATCGAAGCAAATTCCACCATTCCTACTAAAAAAGCAAAAGTTTACTCAACAGCTGCAGATAATCAGCCTTCAGTTGAAATTCATATACTTCAAGGAGAGAGGCCAATGGCAAAGGACAACAGATCTGTGGGAAGGTTTATTTTGGATGGAATCCCGCCTTCTGCAAGGGGTATACCTCAGATAGAAGTTTCTTTTGATTTAGATGCGAATGGTATTCTGAATGTTTCTGCACTTGACAAAGGAACAGGAAAACGTCAAAATGTTAGGATAGAGGCTTCTACAGGGCTTTCAAAGGAAGAAATTGAAAGAATGAAAAATGAAGCCATGGCCAATTCGGAAGCCGATAAACAAGCAAGAGAAAAAGTAGATAAATTGAATGAAGCAGACTCATTAATTTTTCAAACTGATAAGCAGTTAAAGGAATTTGGAGATAAAATTCCAGCAGAGAAAAAATCTGCCATTGAGACGGCACATGCTAATTTGAAAGCAGCGCATCAGTCCCAGGATTTAGATGCAATAACCAAAAGTGTGGAAGCTTTAAATGCAGCTTGGATGGCAGCATCTCAAGATATGTACAGTGCAACACAGGCAGATAGTCCAAACAATGAAGCTGGAACTCAAGACAATTCAGGATCGACCGAGCCAGTTACGGACGTAGAGTTTGAAGAAGTAAATAAAGGATAA
- the panB gene encoding 3-methyl-2-oxobutanoate hydroxymethyltransferase yields the protein MSVHKEIRKITTRTLQEMKVAGEKIAMLTAYDFTMAKILDEAGIDVLLVGDSASNVMAGHETTLPITLDQMIYHAQSVVRGVTRALVIVDLPFGSYQGNSKRALESSIRIMKESGAHGVKLEGGSEVADSIKRILTAGIPVMGHLGLTPQSIYKFGTYNVRAKEDQEAEKLKHDARILERSGCFSLVLEKIPASLAKEVSLSLSIPTIGIGAGNGVDGQVLVIHDMIGLNKEFNPRFLRRYLNLAEDIHLAVSKYSADVKSKDFPNEKEQY from the coding sequence ATGTCAGTGCATAAGGAAATACGAAAAATAACCACCAGAACTTTACAGGAAATGAAAGTGGCTGGTGAGAAAATTGCCATGCTTACCGCATATGATTTTACCATGGCAAAAATTCTGGATGAAGCCGGAATTGATGTTTTGCTGGTTGGAGATTCAGCCTCAAATGTAATGGCAGGTCATGAGACAACATTACCGATTACTCTGGATCAGATGATCTATCACGCTCAATCCGTTGTTAGAGGTGTAACCAGGGCTTTGGTCATAGTTGATTTACCATTTGGATCTTATCAAGGCAATTCTAAGCGTGCCCTGGAATCCTCCATACGAATTATGAAGGAAAGTGGTGCACATGGAGTTAAATTAGAAGGTGGTTCTGAAGTTGCTGACTCTATCAAACGAATTCTTACCGCAGGTATTCCAGTTATGGGCCATTTAGGCCTAACTCCACAATCTATTTATAAATTTGGCACCTACAATGTCCGGGCCAAAGAAGATCAGGAAGCTGAAAAACTTAAGCACGATGCCAGAATTCTGGAAAGGTCCGGTTGTTTTAGTCTGGTGCTTGAAAAAATACCAGCTTCTCTTGCTAAAGAAGTAAGTCTCTCTTTATCTATACCCACTATTGGTATTGGCGCAGGTAATGGTGTAGATGGACAAGTCTTGGTTATTCACGATATGATTGGCTTAAACAAAGAATTTAATCCTCGGTTTTTAAGGAGGTACTTAAATCTAGCTGAGGACATCCATCTTGCAGTCAGTAAATATTCAGCTGATGTAAAATCCAAAGACTTTCCAAACGAAAAAGAACAATATTAA
- a CDS encoding DUF4249 family protein, with amino-acid sequence MKIRNLFTIYGILLFSACSEDFILTEPWKDIPVVYGLINRVDSAQYIRVEKLFVDENIPAVDMAKVADSIYYKNAKVYLINLTSKREVELKKVDGTSEGYPRNSGPFVQVPNILYKLKTSQLQMAGGDSILLKIDRGDGKTQVTSRIQLVRDFDFTSPPSTNREVQFKPDFPQSFSWQKPKSSQIFDFDIIINVQETNTVSGNISVKPLRWVLKKGDLSSSVTVGGLQFYNFLKENLIVDPAIKREILRLDFKVRAGGPEVYDFNSIVNANTGITASQEIPRYSNMSEGFGLFSSIHQTERSFGISLETKSLLKTLDQTRLLGF; translated from the coding sequence ATGAAAATCAGGAATCTATTCACCATTTATGGCATTTTGTTATTTTCAGCCTGTTCAGAAGATTTTATACTTACAGAACCCTGGAAGGATATTCCGGTGGTCTATGGCTTGATCAACAGGGTAGATTCTGCTCAATATATAAGAGTTGAAAAGTTATTTGTAGATGAGAATATACCGGCTGTTGACATGGCTAAAGTTGCCGACTCCATTTATTATAAAAATGCTAAGGTATATTTGATTAATCTCACTTCTAAGAGAGAAGTAGAACTAAAGAAGGTTGATGGGACATCTGAAGGGTATCCCAGAAATTCAGGACCTTTTGTACAAGTTCCAAATATTTTATACAAGTTGAAGACATCACAGCTCCAGATGGCTGGAGGAGATAGTATTTTGCTAAAGATTGATCGTGGAGATGGAAAAACTCAAGTTACCAGTAGGATTCAATTGGTTCGTGATTTTGATTTTACTTCCCCTCCATCCACCAATAGAGAGGTTCAATTTAAGCCAGATTTCCCACAATCTTTCAGTTGGCAAAAACCAAAATCTTCTCAAATTTTTGATTTTGACATTATCATTAATGTACAAGAAACCAATACTGTTTCAGGCAACATCTCAGTAAAGCCCCTGCGCTGGGTTCTTAAAAAGGGCGATTTATCCTCCAGTGTAACAGTTGGAGGCCTTCAGTTTTATAATTTTTTAAAGGAGAATCTAATTGTAGATCCTGCTATTAAAAGAGAAATATTGAGACTTGATTTCAAAGTTCGAGCAGGTGGCCCTGAAGTGTACGATTTTAATTCCATCGTAAATGCCAATACAGGGATTACTGCTTCTCAGGAAATTCCAAGATATTCAAACATGAGTGAAGGATTCGGATTGTTTAGCAGTATTCATCAGACCGAGAGAAGCTTTGGAATCAGCCTGGAGACTAAGTCCTTGTTAAAGACTCTAGATCAAACAAGATTGCTTGGATTTTAA
- the tilS gene encoding tRNA lysidine(34) synthetase TilS, giving the protein MNSKGLEALVNSFLAEYRQNKLLLAVSGGVDSMVLANILKKTGFEFGMAHCNYHLRDEQSNLDQQLIENWAVSNNISLHVKSCPISKNSPNIQDSARKLRLAHFNEIKSSYDYNYLVTAHHMEDLIEGFFLNLIRGAGIRGLNTMSRYYKHSLRPLENVKKNEIYDYASFNNILFREDSSNSEDKYARNIIRHQVIPVFKTISSSFFNTAGRSLKLLGEHEALIDFYRSQWKSKNVQFSEAFIKINIIFNEEDYFLFELLADEGFHYNEIQNIKLNLNSPGKEFKSRNDKKLIIDRSCLYILNSKTPSIFEKIIIYNHHDKQIQSNEICVTIKSINIRDFDWNAIGKDPWVIHFDLEHVNFPLIIRPWLDGDKMRPIGMQGKQKKIKQILSDKKSNSAFKKQELVLAYNEEVYWLIGHTIAHQVSITEQTKCILEISFTFEK; this is encoded by the coding sequence TTGAATTCTAAAGGATTAGAAGCACTGGTAAACTCATTTCTGGCTGAGTACCGGCAGAATAAGTTATTACTGGCTGTCAGCGGAGGAGTCGACTCGATGGTGCTGGCTAATATACTTAAAAAAACAGGATTCGAATTTGGAATGGCACATTGTAATTATCACTTGCGTGATGAACAATCGAATTTAGATCAACAACTAATAGAAAATTGGGCTGTTTCAAACAATATTAGCTTACACGTCAAATCCTGCCCTATCTCAAAAAACTCACCGAATATTCAAGATTCAGCAAGGAAGCTTCGACTGGCACATTTTAATGAAATTAAGAGTAGTTATGATTATAATTATCTGGTCACTGCTCATCATATGGAAGATCTCATTGAGGGCTTTTTCCTCAATTTGATCAGAGGAGCTGGAATTAGAGGATTGAACACCATGTCTCGATATTACAAACATTCACTTAGACCATTAGAAAATGTAAAAAAAAATGAGATTTATGATTACGCTTCTTTTAATAATATTTTGTTCAGAGAAGATAGTTCAAACTCAGAGGATAAGTATGCAAGAAATATCATCCGGCACCAAGTGATCCCTGTTTTTAAAACTATTAGTTCATCCTTTTTCAATACAGCCGGAAGAAGTTTAAAATTATTGGGTGAACACGAAGCGCTCATAGACTTTTACAGATCCCAATGGAAATCGAAAAACGTTCAATTTTCTGAAGCATTTATCAAAATCAACATTATTTTTAATGAGGAAGATTACTTTCTCTTTGAATTGCTTGCAGATGAAGGATTTCATTACAATGAAATACAAAATATAAAATTAAATCTTAATTCTCCGGGAAAGGAGTTCAAATCAAGGAATGATAAAAAACTCATTATTGATCGCAGTTGCCTTTATATTTTAAATAGTAAAACGCCCTCTATTTTTGAAAAAATCATTATTTATAATCATCATGATAAACAAATTCAAAGTAACGAAATTTGTGTAACGATAAAATCAATAAATATCAGAGATTTTGATTGGAATGCAATTGGAAAGGACCCTTGGGTCATTCATTTTGATCTTGAACACGTGAATTTCCCATTGATAATTCGACCCTGGTTGGATGGAGATAAAATGAGACCGATTGGCATGCAAGGAAAACAAAAAAAAATTAAGCAAATTCTAAGCGACAAAAAGTCAAATTCTGCATTTAAAAAACAGGAACTTGTATTAGCCTATAATGAGGAAGTTTACTGGTTAATTGGACATACAATAGCTCATCAAGTCAGTATCACCGAACAAACGAAATGTATCTTGGAAATTAGTTTTACTTTTGAAAAGTAG
- a CDS encoding redoxin domain-containing protein, which produces MFGVQLGLNKVVTAAGINIDELSHQKQVLLVFLRHFGCTFCREAMEEIAELDAQVDHNKVDIILVHMATNEMAQRYFQKYKISHLDHISDTECQLYRQFGLVKGNFNQLFGFRSWIRGLDAGIIKGHGWGVQLGDGFQMPGVFTIFEGKVVSEFRHRFVSDKPDYKSMVDCAVN; this is translated from the coding sequence ATGTTTGGAGTCCAGTTAGGTTTGAATAAGGTTGTTACAGCCGCCGGAATTAATATTGATGAATTGAGTCATCAAAAGCAGGTCCTACTTGTTTTTCTAAGACATTTTGGATGTACATTTTGTCGTGAAGCGATGGAAGAAATAGCTGAGTTAGATGCTCAGGTTGACCACAACAAAGTAGATATTATACTCGTTCACATGGCTACAAACGAAATGGCACAGCGTTATTTTCAAAAATACAAAATTTCTCATTTAGATCATATTTCTGACACGGAGTGTCAGTTGTATCGGCAGTTTGGACTGGTAAAGGGTAACTTCAACCAATTGTTTGGGTTTAGGTCTTGGATCAGAGGCTTAGATGCGGGAATTATCAAAGGCCATGGCTGGGGGGTTCAATTAGGAGATGGATTTCAAATGCCTGGAGTATTCACTATTTTTGAAGGTAAGGTAGTTTCGGAATTTAGGCACCGATTTGTGTCTGACAAGCCTGATTACAAAAGCATGGTAGATTGTGCTGTTAATTAG